A genomic stretch from Natronomonas gomsonensis includes:
- a CDS encoding universal stress protein, which translates to MFDRILFPTDGTDHSRNVLEYALDIAETRDATLHVLSVVDDRAFLTLDDDRIETVRNELEDEARAAVDDAVTTADGRGIETGSDIDVGNPSSAILDYIDETDIDLVVMGTSGGSYERNIVGSVSQRVVEQSPVPVMTVGLDA; encoded by the coding sequence ATGTTCGACCGAATTCTCTTTCCAACGGACGGCACCGACCACTCCCGAAACGTACTGGAGTACGCACTCGATATCGCCGAGACGCGGGATGCGACGCTTCACGTGCTGTCCGTCGTTGACGACCGCGCGTTTCTGACTCTCGACGACGACCGTATCGAGACCGTCCGGAATGAGTTGGAAGACGAGGCACGGGCCGCAGTCGATGATGCCGTCACCACGGCGGACGGGCGTGGAATCGAAACGGGGTCGGATATCGATGTCGGCAACCCCTCTTCGGCCATCCTCGATTACATCGATGAGACCGATATCGACCTCGTAGTGATGGGGACCAGCGGCGGTAGCTACGAGCGAAACATCGTCGGTAGCGTTTCCCAGCGGGTCGTCGAACAGTCGCCCGTTCCCGTGATGACCGTCGGCCTCGACGCCTGA
- a CDS encoding Ig-like domain-containing protein, with translation MNFITDNRGVSEVVGAILVFGVLIALLAILQTQAIPAANQQVEFDHNQEVQGDLIKFHQTVDEVATTGEKQSVGIKTGTGYPSRLLFYSPPSATGQLSTTENRTVTITNASATEPEVNDYMNGSNTLLLPSRNLRYSVNYNYLDDAPTTRYEYGILYNNFSDATIIENPGSVIDDTDINLNFMAGNYSDSGGLTQSVDVRAVSSPARPVTIEGENDDNITLELPTQLSLSKWEQIVGSQSTVLNVSKPTNDTVRIDLDGSERYTLRMSRLGLEPGVEKPEPHYIVPAEDGVTTVGAGQNATVKYEVRDKYNNPVSGVDVTIEPPTGSSVTKTTDGRGRVSLGVTPDSRVSVTAEVDSSVCSAGPRCQANYLVQVSSLNPNPSAGVRLTDATNSEFDAPLLDFTLAGDQLAFTLESDENTSIQRFRINHYHKDPNAHSPVDLSDGDGGNAEVTGIVIGGDYVGSGDGVDNLNKIVKDEQNSFVLTFDEAVTSDHYAVLTIVYENNERSLYFVSASS, from the coding sequence ATGAATTTCATCACAGACAACAGAGGCGTATCGGAGGTCGTCGGCGCGATACTGGTGTTCGGCGTCTTAATCGCACTACTCGCGATTCTACAAACGCAGGCAATTCCGGCAGCAAACCAACAAGTAGAATTCGACCACAATCAGGAGGTACAGGGGGACTTGATTAAGTTCCATCAAACCGTCGATGAGGTCGCGACGACCGGCGAAAAGCAGTCGGTAGGAATCAAGACCGGGACTGGGTACCCCTCGCGGCTGTTGTTCTACAGTCCACCGTCAGCGACGGGTCAGTTGTCGACGACCGAGAACAGAACCGTAACGATAACCAACGCGAGTGCAACCGAACCGGAGGTCAACGACTACATGAACGGGAGCAATACGCTCTTGCTCCCGAGTCGGAACCTTCGATACTCGGTCAATTACAATTACCTCGACGACGCACCGACGACCCGATACGAGTACGGAATCCTGTACAACAATTTCAGTGATGCGACGATAATCGAGAACCCCGGCTCAGTCATTGACGATACGGATATCAACCTCAATTTCATGGCCGGCAATTACTCGGATTCCGGTGGGTTGACCCAGTCGGTAGACGTGAGAGCGGTCAGCTCACCGGCCCGACCGGTGACTATCGAAGGGGAGAACGATGACAACATCACGCTCGAACTTCCAACCCAGTTGTCGCTCTCGAAGTGGGAGCAAATAGTTGGCAGCCAGAGTACCGTTCTGAACGTCAGCAAGCCGACGAACGACACCGTTCGAATCGACCTCGATGGAAGCGAGCGCTACACGCTTCGGATGTCTCGGCTGGGTCTAGAGCCGGGTGTGGAGAAGCCGGAGCCACACTACATCGTGCCGGCGGAGGACGGCGTCACTACCGTTGGTGCCGGACAGAACGCGACCGTGAAATACGAAGTTCGAGACAAGTACAACAATCCAGTTAGCGGCGTTGACGTGACTATCGAACCACCCACTGGGTCAAGTGTGACGAAAACAACTGATGGCAGGGGTCGCGTTTCACTTGGTGTTACTCCGGATAGTCGAGTTTCGGTGACTGCAGAAGTCGATTCAAGCGTATGTTCTGCTGGTCCTCGTTGTCAGGCAAATTACCTTGTGCAGGTCTCGAGTTTGAATCCAAATCCATCAGCTGGAGTCAGATTGACGGATGCGACCAATTCGGAGTTTGACGCACCCCTCCTTGATTTCACTCTTGCAGGTGATCAGTTAGCCTTCACTCTTGAGAGTGATGAAAATACCAGCATTCAACGGTTCCGTATCAACCACTATCACAAAGATCCAAACGCCCATAGTCCGGTCGACCTGTCAGACGGAGATGGCGGTAATGCGGAAGTCACGGGTATCGTCATCGGTGGCGATTACGTTGGCAGCGGTGATGGGGTTGATAATCTAAATAAAATCGTCAAAGATGAACAGAACTCCTTCGTACTAACATTTGATGAAGCTGTCACATCAGACCACTATGCCGTTCTAACAATTGTGTACGAGAATAATGAACGATCACTCTACTTCGTTTCGGCATCCTCATAG
- a CDS encoding type II secretion system F family protein, with product MRTSTRERSINILLPHAIVYMYALSYGGMNTFEVVKELAEADEVYGEVSNEFDMVVRDVELFGNDLFTALRDARNLTPSENLEQFLDDMISVLDSGSEFSVFLEDEAETYMDEARDEQDSFLGTLSILSEIFVVAFVAAPLFLIVTLLVISLLGGQALLQTYFLVYVGLPLGMLGFLAAVDILSKPYAEHTDELEIEDVEFDREWSSRVTEDPQYETYEQKKQRDERLEMLYNPIDQIRDRNPLLSLIVTVPIALLAIGFAFISGAVPASIEGILEVPIRATIGLFVVPFLIASVPLTLFYESQRRREKKIAERFPDTLNILSSANQMGIRLVDALNLVSRWSEGALSDELRKVRNDIRWNGDIERALLEFANRLKVPQVTRTMKLIAKGNHSSSDLSTIISIAAEDTRNRYQIERKRRSEMGAYTAIVIIGFLVYLAVIVMLDTSYLTPISQLADTAPPASANTGGAASTPLSVGDVPVDIYRTVFFHSALIQGIGSGLLAGKLAENNVLAGLKFSIILAVLTLGVFILI from the coding sequence ATGCGGACGAGCACGCGCGAACGAAGCATCAACATCCTGCTCCCGCACGCCATCGTCTATATGTACGCGCTCAGTTACGGTGGGATGAACACCTTCGAGGTCGTCAAGGAACTCGCCGAAGCCGACGAGGTGTACGGCGAGGTGTCCAACGAGTTCGACATGGTCGTCCGCGACGTGGAACTGTTCGGCAACGACCTCTTTACGGCGCTGCGCGACGCCCGCAACCTCACGCCGTCAGAGAATCTCGAACAGTTCCTCGACGACATGATTTCCGTGCTGGACTCGGGCAGTGAGTTCTCGGTGTTCCTCGAAGACGAAGCCGAGACGTACATGGACGAGGCTCGCGACGAACAGGACAGTTTCCTCGGAACGCTGTCGATTCTCTCCGAGATTTTCGTCGTCGCCTTCGTCGCCGCGCCGCTGTTCCTCATCGTCACCCTGCTCGTCATCAGTTTGCTCGGCGGACAGGCGCTGCTGCAGACGTACTTCCTCGTCTACGTCGGCCTTCCGCTCGGAATGCTCGGCTTCCTCGCGGCCGTCGACATCCTCTCGAAACCCTACGCCGAACACACCGACGAACTCGAAATCGAAGACGTCGAGTTCGACCGCGAGTGGAGTTCCCGCGTCACCGAGGACCCCCAATACGAGACCTACGAACAGAAGAAACAACGCGACGAACGCCTCGAGATGCTGTACAACCCCATCGACCAGATTCGGGACCGAAACCCCCTGCTGTCGCTCATCGTGACGGTTCCGATTGCACTGTTGGCAATCGGGTTCGCCTTCATCTCCGGTGCCGTCCCGGCGTCCATCGAGGGCATCCTCGAAGTGCCGATTCGGGCGACAATCGGCCTGTTCGTCGTGCCGTTTCTCATCGCGTCGGTGCCGCTGACGCTGTTCTACGAGAGCCAGCGCCGCCGCGAGAAGAAAATCGCAGAGCGGTTCCCCGACACGCTGAACATCCTCTCGAGTGCGAACCAGATGGGTATCCGACTCGTCGACGCGTTGAACCTCGTCTCGCGGTGGTCCGAGGGCGCCCTCTCCGATGAACTCCGGAAGGTGCGCAACGACATCCGCTGGAACGGCGACATCGAGCGCGCACTCTTGGAGTTCGCCAACCGCCTGAAGGTTCCGCAGGTCACCCGGACGATGAAGCTCATCGCGAAGGGCAACCACTCCTCCAGTGACCTCTCGACGATTATCTCCATCGCCGCAGAGGACACCCGCAACCGCTATCAAATCGAACGGAAGCGCCGCAGCGAGATGGGCGCCTACACGGCTATCGTCATCATCGGCTTCCTCGTGTACCTCGCGGTCATCGTCATGCTCGATACGAGCTATCTGACACCGATTAGCCAACTGGCCGACACTGCGCCGCCGGCGAGCGCAAACACCGGTGGTGCGGCCAGCACGCCGCTGTCGGTCGGCGACGTGCCGGTCGACATCTATCGGACGGTGTTCTTCCACTCGGCGCTGATTCAGGGCATCGGCAGCGGGCTACTCGCCGGAAAACTCGCGGAGAACAACGTCCTCGCCGGGCTGAAGTTCAGCATCATTCTGGCGGTGCTCACCCTCGGCGTGTTCATCCTCATCTGA
- a CDS encoding type II secretion system F family protein, whose product MLEFLPLLGALAIVGLFLAAAYSEGLSALLSRTSFRLFDGKSIEPSVKRERLLRSAAIGTPYREYTAKTYLYIFGSAMAGGVLGVYVGVGLLAVLREVGLSTTITVPSLGLFDGIADVPFLSQLPGATFGIEVFDGFVFAVLLATSSLVGLLAAGGAYAVRWRLPSLRADARRRQIDAGMPRMVAFIYALTRGGMAFPDVMRALSRNESVFGEGAAEVGVAVRNIDLFNVDLVTAIGDLSQRTPSEQFEQFAENLSSVLQSGRNISEFLREQYERYREEAEEQQEEILDLLATTAEVYVTTVVAGMLFLVTILLIIGLTAGDTLFLMRAIAYVVLPAGNLLFLAYLIEVLQPLQTTGSSSRILQAESNVTTEHVGIESDGGYNYPNSERNHERLRAYDRLRAVRETLTAPLQSVIQRPTLVFVVTVPIAVLVTAYRAPSVVVDGTIEFGLLDDLLVQAGIFLMGTFAVVYEIKQRRLRRLEDAVPDLLERLASLNEAGIAVVSSFDRVRRSDIGALDEEVDRIWRDIQWGATVAQALDRFETRVRTPSVTRVVTLITNAMRASNEIGPVLRIAAEQARADKRLRRQRRQEMFTYLVVIYVSFIVFLIVIVALDFVLIPNLPDTGAVEGDLAQNAPSVLGGFQGGDEDAYRLVFFHTALIQSTLSGLVGGMMGGGSVKDGVKHSTIMLTVTYLVLTLLG is encoded by the coding sequence ATGCTGGAGTTCCTCCCGCTGCTCGGTGCGCTCGCAATCGTGGGGTTGTTTCTCGCGGCGGCGTACAGTGAGGGCCTCTCGGCGCTGTTGTCACGAACCAGTTTCAGGCTGTTCGACGGCAAGAGCATCGAACCGAGTGTCAAACGCGAGCGGTTGCTCCGCAGCGCAGCCATCGGAACGCCCTACCGGGAGTACACCGCCAAGACGTACCTGTATATCTTCGGCTCGGCGATGGCCGGCGGTGTTCTCGGCGTGTACGTCGGCGTCGGCCTGTTGGCGGTGCTTCGGGAGGTGGGGCTTTCGACGACGATTACCGTACCTTCGTTGGGTCTCTTCGACGGCATCGCTGACGTGCCGTTTCTCTCGCAGCTCCCGGGGGCGACGTTCGGAATCGAGGTGTTCGACGGCTTCGTGTTCGCCGTATTGTTGGCGACGAGCAGCCTCGTTGGGTTACTCGCTGCGGGCGGTGCCTACGCCGTCCGCTGGCGGCTTCCGTCGCTCCGGGCGGATGCGCGGCGCCGGCAGATAGACGCCGGGATGCCACGGATGGTCGCGTTCATCTACGCCCTCACCCGCGGCGGGATGGCGTTTCCGGACGTGATGCGGGCGCTGTCGCGAAACGAGAGCGTCTTCGGTGAAGGGGCCGCCGAAGTTGGCGTCGCCGTCCGCAACATCGACTTATTCAACGTCGACCTCGTGACGGCAATCGGAGACCTCTCCCAGCGGACGCCCTCCGAGCAGTTCGAGCAGTTCGCGGAGAACCTCTCGAGTGTCCTCCAGAGCGGCCGGAACATCTCGGAGTTCCTCAGAGAGCAGTACGAGCGCTACCGTGAAGAGGCCGAAGAACAGCAGGAAGAAATCCTCGATTTGCTCGCAACGACCGCGGAGGTGTACGTCACCACCGTCGTCGCCGGGATGCTGTTTTTGGTCACCATCCTCCTCATCATCGGGCTGACCGCGGGCGATACGCTGTTTCTCATGCGCGCAATCGCGTACGTCGTCCTTCCGGCGGGGAATCTCCTGTTTCTCGCGTATCTCATCGAGGTGTTACAACCGCTACAGACGACCGGGAGCAGCAGCCGAATCCTCCAAGCCGAGTCGAACGTGACGACGGAACACGTCGGCATCGAATCCGATGGTGGCTACAACTATCCGAACTCCGAACGCAACCACGAGCGACTGCGCGCCTACGACCGCCTCCGAGCGGTTCGGGAGACGCTTACCGCTCCGCTGCAGTCGGTCATACAGCGACCGACGCTCGTCTTCGTCGTCACGGTTCCAATCGCGGTGCTGGTGACGGCGTATCGGGCGCCGTCGGTGGTCGTCGACGGCACCATCGAATTCGGACTGTTGGACGATTTGCTGGTACAAGCGGGCATCTTCCTCATGGGGACGTTCGCGGTTGTCTACGAAATCAAGCAACGGCGGCTTCGGCGCCTCGAAGACGCCGTCCCCGACCTGCTGGAACGGTTGGCGAGTCTCAACGAGGCGGGTATCGCCGTCGTCTCCTCGTTCGACCGGGTTCGGCGCAGCGACATCGGCGCCCTCGACGAGGAGGTCGACCGCATCTGGCGGGACATCCAGTGGGGAGCGACCGTCGCACAGGCGCTGGACCGCTTCGAGACGCGCGTTCGGACACCCTCCGTCACCCGGGTCGTCACGCTCATCACGAACGCGATGCGGGCGTCGAACGAAATCGGGCCGGTGCTCCGCATCGCCGCCGAACAGGCTCGGGCGGACAAGCGACTCCGCCGCCAACGGCGACAGGAGATGTTCACCTACCTCGTCGTCATCTACGTCTCCTTTATCGTCTTCCTCATCGTCATCGTCGCCTTGGATTTCGTCCTCATCCCGAACCTCCCGGATACGGGGGCCGTCGAGGGTGACCTCGCACAGAACGCTCCGAGCGTCCTTGGAGGGTTTCAGGGTGGTGACGAGGACGCCTACCGGTTGGTGTTCTTCCACACCGCGTTGATACAGTCGACGCTCTCCGGACTGGTCGGCGGCATGATGGGCGGTGGGTCGGTGAAAGACGGCGTCAAGCACTCGACGATTATGCTCACCGTGACGTACCTCGTGTTGACGCTTCTGGGCTGA
- a CDS encoding response regulator → MTEGDGKPTVLVVEDERALIELYVRWLEDDYEVLTAEGGEAALEQLDDSVDVVLLDRLMPGMSGDEVLAELRERTTDCKVAMVTAVEPDFDVITMGFDDYLTKPVEREELLETVQRLLSRSEFADLEQELYALSAKQAALRSSKPDEELAESEEFADLENRLMELRSEIDSALPGMESDEFVAMVRDIEGESDDGGGDDR, encoded by the coding sequence ATGACCGAGGGAGATGGAAAGCCGACGGTCCTCGTGGTCGAGGACGAACGGGCGCTCATCGAACTGTACGTTCGGTGGCTGGAGGACGACTACGAGGTTCTGACGGCGGAGGGCGGTGAGGCGGCGCTCGAACAACTCGACGATTCGGTCGACGTGGTGCTTTTGGACCGGTTGATGCCGGGGATGAGCGGCGACGAAGTGCTTGCCGAACTGCGGGAGCGGACCACCGACTGTAAGGTGGCGATGGTGACGGCCGTCGAACCCGACTTCGACGTGATTACGATGGGCTTCGACGACTATCTCACGAAGCCCGTCGAGCGCGAGGAACTGTTGGAGACCGTCCAGCGGCTGCTTTCGCGCTCGGAGTTCGCGGACCTCGAACAGGAACTGTACGCGCTGTCGGCCAAGCAGGCGGCGCTTCGGTCGTCGAAACCCGACGAGGAACTCGCCGAGAGCGAGGAGTTCGCGGACCTCGAAAATCGGTTGATGGAGTTGCGTTCGGAAATCGATTCGGCGCTGCCGGGTATGGAGAGCGACGAGTTCGTGGCGATGGTTCGGGACATCGAGGGCGAGTCAGACGACGGAGGGGGTGACGACAGGTGA
- a CDS encoding universal stress protein, with protein sequence MDVVHVTDDRSEENWYLLEEVNGVLEAYDGDAEPRILIEDGADGAGASKAVGERIVEALSEGDYEFVVIGRHEERGALDRALLGSAPEVVLENSTVPVMLV encoded by the coding sequence GTGGATGTCGTCCACGTCACCGACGACCGTTCGGAGGAGAACTGGTACCTCCTTGAGGAGGTAAACGGGGTACTCGAAGCGTACGACGGCGACGCCGAACCTCGAATCCTCATCGAGGACGGCGCCGACGGTGCCGGTGCTTCGAAGGCCGTCGGCGAGCGCATCGTCGAGGCCCTCTCCGAAGGCGACTACGAGTTCGTCGTGATTGGACGACACGAGGAACGGGGTGCCCTCGACCGCGCGCTTCTCGGCAGTGCCCCGGAGGTCGTCCTCGAAAATTCGACGGTTCCGGTCATGCTGGTGTGA
- a CDS encoding DUF7504 family protein, translated as MSYRVDGFGEPATFDDGTSVLVSGPSPETNERLFDAVTPASGERAIVITTNTDAETVVEELLDRGASREQLGVIECTNHDSAVEGVPVKQLNSPGDLTGISLEFAKLLDDDDTKPVRVGFATVSTALMYAELRTMFRFLHVFTARIRSGDMLGVFSMDPTMHDDKAHNTIRAVFDCEVSVDNEEPALRGSGFTQ; from the coding sequence GTGAGCTATCGCGTCGACGGGTTCGGCGAACCCGCGACGTTCGACGACGGGACGAGCGTGCTGGTGTCCGGGCCGTCACCGGAGACCAACGAGCGGCTATTCGATGCCGTCACGCCCGCTTCCGGCGAACGTGCAATCGTCATCACGACGAACACGGACGCCGAAACCGTCGTCGAGGAGTTGCTCGACCGCGGCGCATCCCGCGAACAACTCGGCGTCATCGAGTGTACCAACCACGACAGCGCCGTCGAGGGCGTGCCGGTCAAGCAACTGAACTCCCCCGGCGACTTGACGGGAATCAGCCTCGAGTTCGCGAAACTGCTTGACGATGACGACACGAAGCCGGTTCGTGTCGGTTTCGCGACGGTGTCGACGGCACTGATGTATGCGGAACTGCGAACGATGTTCCGGTTCCTGCACGTGTTCACCGCACGCATTCGCTCCGGCGACATGTTGGGCGTGTTCTCGATGGACCCCACGATGCACGACGACAAGGCGCACAACACGATTCGTGCAGTCTTCGACTGTGAAGTGTCGGTCGACAACGAGGAACCTGCGCTACGCGGGAGCGGATTCACGCAGTAG
- a CDS encoding ATPase, T2SS/T4P/T4SS family, with translation MSSDSEASDGEAEEFEWNDETTERPEESDSDDGGADVTDEAAEESAAASDTEEDSPAVAEARSPREEDRQIVSDHPIKGEILREVHEYFETTDIDESFAERPGIEFIKGQFFDFSYLDNHEEIERLWVNKPYAYVSILRRDDEERLRYHVHEPELTEFEEYVREDLVKILRNSLMYQDLEADDDREAIFEEKAKEIISDHAAATIDDGSLLKLKYYLLRDFVHLGRIDPLMRDPNIEDISCDGIDIPVYVYHAEHRDMPTNITFGKQRLSSFALRLAQRAGEQVSVSEPLMDGTLPDGSRVQLTFGSDVATRGSNFTIRKFANIPFTPVDLVERGTFSVEQMAYFWLAIENNRSLIFSGGTGSGKTTSMNAVSMFVPEDAKVVSIEDTREITLPHDNWVQSLTRESITSEGRGEVSMYELLQAALRQRPEYLLVGEIRTEQNVAFTFFQAIGTGHTAYTTIHAESVEGVLNRLENKPLNVPAQMVLELDIISVQKQTFKDGDRVRRNDGVTEILPGSDAEESIRAIDIFARDADSDTIQRVNNSQVLQEIADDRGWSGRELAEELRQRREFLQYLVDNDISGYNEVTSAIHMFGSNKEKLLKMVNEGTLEPGDLEDTE, from the coding sequence GTGAGCAGTGATAGTGAAGCCTCGGACGGCGAGGCCGAGGAATTCGAGTGGAACGACGAGACGACAGAACGACCTGAGGAGTCGGATTCCGATGACGGGGGAGCCGACGTTACGGATGAAGCAGCCGAGGAGTCGGCGGCCGCGTCGGACACCGAGGAGGACTCCCCGGCGGTCGCCGAGGCCCGCAGTCCGCGCGAGGAAGACAGACAAATCGTCTCCGACCACCCGATAAAGGGCGAGATTCTTCGGGAGGTACACGAGTACTTCGAGACGACCGACATCGACGAATCGTTCGCCGAGCGCCCGGGCATCGAGTTCATCAAGGGCCAGTTCTTCGACTTCTCGTATCTCGACAACCACGAGGAAATCGAGCGGTTGTGGGTCAACAAGCCCTACGCGTACGTCTCGATTCTTCGACGTGACGACGAAGAACGGCTCCGATACCACGTCCACGAGCCAGAACTGACGGAGTTCGAGGAGTACGTCCGTGAGGACCTCGTGAAGATTCTCCGCAACAGCCTGATGTATCAGGACCTGGAGGCCGACGACGACCGCGAGGCCATCTTCGAGGAGAAGGCCAAGGAAATCATCTCCGACCACGCGGCCGCGACCATCGATGACGGCTCGCTTCTGAAGCTCAAATACTACCTCCTGCGGGACTTCGTTCACTTGGGCCGTATCGACCCGCTGATGCGGGACCCCAACATCGAGGACATCTCCTGTGACGGCATCGACATTCCCGTCTACGTCTACCACGCCGAACACCGCGACATGCCGACGAACATCACCTTCGGCAAACAGCGACTCTCCTCGTTCGCCTTGCGGCTTGCCCAGCGAGCGGGCGAGCAGGTGTCGGTCTCCGAACCGTTGATGGACGGGACGCTTCCTGACGGCTCCCGCGTGCAGTTGACCTTCGGGTCGGACGTGGCGACCCGGGGGTCGAACTTCACTATCCGGAAGTTCGCCAACATCCCCTTCACGCCCGTCGACCTCGTCGAACGCGGGACGTTCTCCGTCGAGCAGATGGCGTACTTCTGGCTCGCCATCGAGAACAACCGCTCGCTCATCTTCTCGGGCGGCACCGGGTCGGGGAAGACCACCTCGATGAACGCCGTCTCGATGTTCGTCCCCGAGGACGCGAAAGTCGTCTCCATCGAGGACACCCGCGAAATCACGCTCCCGCACGACAACTGGGTTCAGAGCCTCACGCGGGAGTCCATCACCTCGGAGGGACGTGGCGAGGTGTCGATGTACGAGTTGCTGCAGGCCGCACTCCGACAGCGTCCCGAGTACCTGCTGGTCGGTGAGATTCGAACCGAGCAGAACGTCGCGTTCACGTTCTTCCAGGCCATCGGGACGGGCCACACCGCCTACACGACGATTCACGCCGAAAGCGTCGAGGGCGTGTTGAACCGACTCGAAAACAAGCCGCTGAACGTGCCGGCACAGATGGTGTTGGAGTTGGACATCATCTCCGTTCAGAAACAGACGTTCAAGGACGGCGACCGGGTCCGGCGGAACGATGGCGTCACCGAAATCCTTCCCGGCAGCGACGCCGAGGAGTCCATCCGTGCCATCGACATCTTCGCACGCGATGCCGATTCCGACACCATTCAGCGAGTGAACAACTCCCAGGTGCTCCAGGAAATCGCCGACGACCGGGGCTGGAGCGGCCGCGAGTTGGCCGAGGAACTTCGACAGCGACGTGAGTTCCTCCAATACCTCGTCGACAACGACATCTCCGGCTACAACGAGGTGACGAGCGCGATTCACATGTTCGGGAGCAACAAGGAGAAACTGCTGAAGATGGTCAATGAGGGCACCTTAGAGCCCGGCGACCTCGAAGACACAGAATGA
- a CDS encoding class I SAM-dependent methyltransferase, whose protein sequence is MDDDRAAVRATYERIADHFAATREYPWPEVESFCEGRHAHRAVDIGCGNGRHTALLADHAERVVGVDVSRRLLDLARERAPEGSFLTGDASALPLTDDCAELAVYVATLHHLPSRKLRRESLDEMARVLTPDGEALVSAWSTAHDAFDASADATEGFDTDVDWTLPGGETVPRFYHIYAPEEFDADIAASGLEVVDSRISSGNCYAVVTPA, encoded by the coding sequence ATGGACGACGACCGGGCGGCGGTTCGGGCGACGTACGAACGAATCGCCGACCACTTCGCGGCGACCCGTGAGTACCCCTGGCCGGAGGTCGAATCGTTCTGTGAGGGACGCCACGCTCACCGAGCAGTCGACATCGGCTGTGGGAACGGTCGTCACACGGCGCTTTTGGCCGACCACGCCGAGAGGGTGGTGGGCGTCGACGTGAGTCGACGGCTGCTCGACCTCGCACGGGAGCGCGCGCCGGAGGGGTCGTTTCTCACAGGTGACGCTTCAGCACTCCCCCTGACCGACGACTGCGCCGAGTTGGCGGTGTACGTTGCGACGCTGCATCACCTTCCGTCCCGGAAATTACGCCGGGAGAGCCTCGACGAGATGGCGCGCGTCCTCACACCCGACGGCGAGGCGCTCGTGAGCGCGTGGAGCACCGCCCACGACGCCTTCGATGCCTCCGCCGACGCCACGGAGGGGTTCGATACGGATGTCGATTGGACGCTCCCGGGTGGGGAGACCGTCCCGCGGTTCTATCACATCTACGCGCCCGAGGAGTTCGACGCCGACATTGCGGCAAGCGGTCTCGAAGTCGTCGACTCACGAATATCGAGCGGGAACTGCTACGCCGTCGTCACACCAGCATGA